In Streptomyces sp. NBC_00569, a single genomic region encodes these proteins:
- a CDS encoding IS5 family transposase (programmed frameshift) has protein sequence MGKRQPRPWIVSDELWSLIAPLLPKPGPKLVEGRPRVPDRQAFCGILFVLHTGIQWEYLPQELGFGSGMTCWRRLAAWNEAGVWDQLHAVLLKELRSKNQLDWSRAVIDSSHVRAARPGPKSGPSPVDRAQPGSKHHVITDGQGIPLAVSLTGGNRNDVTQLLPLLDKIPAIGGVVGRPRHRPDLLFADRGYDHDKYRRLVRARGIRPVIAERGQPHGTGLGVFRWVVERTISWLHGFRRLRIRWERRDDIHEAFLGIATCLITHRHVQRLC, from the exons ATGGGGAAACGTCAGCCGCGGCCGTGGATCGTGTCGGACGAACTGTGGTCGCTCATCGCACCGTTACTACCCAAGCCAGGCCCGAAGCTAGTCGAGGGCCGACCGCGGGTACCGGATCGGCAAGCGTTCTGCGGGATCCTGTTCGTCCTGCACACTGGCATCCAATGGGAGTACCTGCCGCAGGAGTTGGGCTTCGGATCAGGCATGACCTGCTGGCGGCGCCTGGCTGCCTGGAACGAGGCCGGCGTGTGGGACCAGCTCCACGCGGTGCTGCTGAAGGAACTGCGGTCGAAGAACCAGCTGGACTGGTCTCGGGCGGTGATCGACTCTTCCCACGTCCGGGCGGCCCGGC CGGGGCCCAAAAGCGGTCCCAGTCCGGTCGACCGCGCACAACCGGGCAGCAAGCACCATGTCATCACAGACGGGCAGGGCATCCCGCTCGCGGTGTCGCTGACCGGTGGAAACCGCAACGACGTCACGCAGTTGCTGCCCCTGCTCGACAAGATCCCTGCCATCGGCGGCGTCGTCGGCCGGCCACGGCATCGGCCCGACCTGCTCTTCGCTGACCGCGGCTACGACCACGACAAATACCGGCGTCTCGTGCGGGCGCGTGGCATCCGCCCTGTGATCGCCGAGCGCGGTCAGCCGCACGGCACCGGTCTGGGAGTCTTCCGTTGGGTCGTCGAGCGGACGATCTCCTGGCTCCACGGCTTCCGCCGCCTGCGCATCCGCTGGGAAAGACGCGACGACATCCATGAAGCCTTCCTCGGCATCGCCACCTGCCTCATCACCCACCGCCACGTTCAACGCCTTTGTTAG
- a CDS encoding trypsin-like serine peptidase: MNIRATRRATAAALLSLALLPATLATATVAQAETPLPKPKLTIGKQTTDPQKVRDYWTAERVSSAVANEKKDQADFDKKATSATQGGERKAVKQTLPAQSVPAVTGKTLAPLATASVVPEMPHAQPVPFPQSQPAVLVGKILFTAKDGTTHGCSGSSIVTANKNTVWTAGHCIHPGDGTGAEGFYKNILFIPGYKKNDMAPKGYDAPWGEWAANAKVAPTAWTADEDYFWGDMAAFTVTPPSGYTNLTDSVGAFGYKFGSGPDWPDIIDSGFPGDGYQRTDMDGYTQFYCTGNAEDATPFFPVDDRLKFDCDMGHGASGGPMSTPEGQIVGANSHGIDDGAGNIVEPVLYSSAHADNAIDVINRIGTLS, translated from the coding sequence GTGAACATACGTGCGACCCGACGAGCAACCGCAGCCGCGCTGCTTTCCCTTGCGCTCCTCCCCGCCACCCTCGCCACCGCCACCGTTGCCCAGGCCGAGACGCCGTTACCCAAGCCGAAGCTGACCATCGGCAAGCAGACCACCGACCCGCAGAAGGTGCGGGACTACTGGACCGCCGAGCGCGTCAGCAGTGCCGTCGCCAACGAGAAGAAGGACCAGGCCGACTTCGACAAGAAGGCAACGTCCGCGACCCAGGGCGGCGAGCGCAAGGCTGTCAAGCAGACCTTGCCGGCGCAGTCCGTGCCCGCGGTCACCGGCAAGACGCTCGCGCCTCTCGCCACCGCCTCGGTCGTGCCGGAGATGCCGCACGCCCAGCCGGTACCGTTCCCGCAGTCGCAGCCCGCCGTCCTGGTCGGGAAGATCCTGTTCACCGCTAAGGACGGCACCACGCACGGCTGCAGCGGATCGTCCATCGTCACCGCCAACAAGAACACCGTGTGGACCGCGGGCCACTGCATCCACCCCGGTGACGGCACGGGCGCGGAGGGCTTCTACAAGAACATCCTCTTCATCCCCGGCTACAAGAAGAACGACATGGCCCCCAAGGGCTATGACGCTCCGTGGGGCGAGTGGGCCGCCAACGCGAAGGTCGCGCCCACCGCATGGACCGCGGACGAGGACTATTTCTGGGGCGACATGGCGGCCTTCACGGTCACTCCCCCGTCCGGCTACACGAACCTGACCGACTCCGTCGGCGCCTTCGGCTACAAGTTCGGCTCGGGCCCGGACTGGCCGGACATCATCGACTCCGGCTTCCCCGGTGACGGCTACCAGCGCACCGACATGGACGGCTACACGCAGTTCTACTGCACGGGCAACGCGGAGGACGCCACCCCGTTCTTCCCCGTGGACGACCGGCTGAAGTTCGACTGCGACATGGGCCACGGCGCCTCGGGCGGCCCGATGTCCACCCCGGAGGGTCAGATCGTCGGCGCCAACTCGCACGGTATCGACGACGGAGCGGGCAACATCGTCGAACCGGTCCTGTACAGCTCGGCGCACGCCGACAACGCGATCGACGTGATCAACCGGATCGGCACGCTCAGCTAG